In Cynocephalus volans isolate mCynVol1 chromosome 16, mCynVol1.pri, whole genome shotgun sequence, the following proteins share a genomic window:
- the LOC134365095 gene encoding proline-rich protein HaeIII subfamily 1-like, whose protein sequence is MHPRTPRTPTWLYGPKPHQLPRQAQSLPRAPRGPAPTNCSRGPAPNQLHPWAQPPRTLPPPEQHNGTNPHQRNPKGPAPLKYPHGPIPHETAPTSRTSTTAPTGPDPPQLHPRVQPQLPSSAQPPPNSTHRPDHMQLSPPAQLPSTVPTGPSPTNCTHGPNPINCTHGTSPQQSKSKSPIPTQLRAQAQAPTTAATFPIPTKVHP, encoded by the coding sequence ATGCATCCACGGACCCCTCGCACCCCTACCTGGCTGTACGGCcccaagccccaccaactgccCAGACAGGCCCAGTCCCTACCAAGAGCCCCAaggggcccagcccccaccaactgctccagGGGCCCAGCCCCCAACCAATTGCACCCATGGGCACAGCCCCCTAGGACCCTACCCCCACCGGAACAGCACAATGGGACTAACCCCCACCAAAGAAACCCAAAGGGCCCTGCACCCCTAAAGTACCCCCACGGGCCAATCCCCCATGAAACTGCACCCACATCGCGGACATccacaactgcacccacaggccccGACCCACCCCAACTACACCCGCGGGTCCAACCCCAACTGCCCTCAAGTGCACAGCCCCCACCCAACAGCACCCACAGGCCAGACCACATGCAACTGTCCCCACCGGCCCAGCTCCCTTCAACTGTTCCCACGGGcccaagccccaccaactgcacccacggacCAAACCCCATCAattgcactcacgggacaagtcCCCAACAAAGTAAATCCAAGAGCCCCATACCCACCCAACTGCGTGCACAGGCCCAGGCCCCAACgactgcagccacatttccaaTCCCCACCAAAGTACACCCATAG